In one window of Candidatus Avedoeria danica DNA:
- a CDS encoding VWA domain-containing protein has translation MDERRPQHVSASGLIAVGLATAMLVAGPAAAPPEERTATAAQPPVTEVRPLFPHTLPLLEPRDIAYLGRGTLLAVDGQRVFAVGADSPGHAAWPGPPTAGWAPVRIDTDPQRGRVYVLDGATERIWAFDADGRTLWTLAPSLEPPSSGRAQLESMAVAPNGEVFALELDIDAIGAPIGAAVHRFGADGAPADRWALPMPAFPPHPGDDRGSIGRIAVSGDGVVLVQLAGGSACVDWRTTVERYSPDGTPLGAWSAEVPAALLPTRPLPICSSPTLSDSVPMARDASGVLHVHELDGVLRYGPDLRLIDWVQFPWSRWRQRAEIGALTTPVARTDGGLPFAVRPGGGFAVVRQVTHGEVDSYGVGADNLWSRRGLQGGALLTLVEIDAIGNTVALAPGGSPQSPAGDVVESAWTDRLSVLPDGRVLTLAVHYGIVTRWARDGTREGAWYTPGGAWDIDAVADGGWVLLGQDSDGIAIARYDDQGHRLWRAALDIHPARGLVITGDEVLLADRHGRAIRRWTLSAGVPLPELRSPSQTILWPFGLSRAWSEPTILNVLDLPGMTVERWMLPPFGDGDQPAAPAEVWPISRRLVPIELAAAGDGRVAVLGDDGAIEFVGPGGAVTGAWRPDGGDGPTVPVDIGFGPDGRVIVLDGYVSFGGALHSVRRPRLLIYDPAAAPPPAVETPSTPPPSPSPGAGACTVRGTVALDRTRVRAGEAVTVTEWMGGACPEASIAPVDVILAFVQTGRDAIEREMPAMTAAAGAFVEALDWRRASVGVVARSDAMQCTLRQPLLADRSRTLVTLSALRPTAACATQGWVRLVRDELALGTRGNAVRVVVVFTAGARSATATDGAISDLEPIARIAAAGGEIHVLEIDGPRDSIARRYASRPEHHHMAPDDATLRAMAAALGTRIRGYALGDVLLESEVHPDVDLVPGSAAPPVGAFGRRLQYGLPIAPSAGITFTYRVVPRVGGRYPANARSIAHYTDGDGARRTLELDQPLLEVDGPTRTPSPAPTATAATRATTTSIPHRAFLPVALREDCPAERQAMDVAFVLDRSHSMSAQTATGRSRLAAAIGAIHTFVNALSQRPGTRFALVTFHAMADRASPLSEDTATVRSALDRVVPGAGSCLACGLAAADELWHGETERGDRRRSVVIVTDADLDGPSAAAAVEAGEALRNAGTALFAVGVGEDVPATTLAAITGDPGSAFVTSDAEALDAVLERIRRVMRCPSATLWPTRPKPYAADKPHAADQAVPAAIMATRDTAAAESGPEERQCRLKLQRFVEPAIVRLGTPLVVKMTVVADCRSAVRPVSLVFVMDRSSWADSAGPTVSDAARIGAMADGIARYAAQSIDVSSSRIGVISYDERPQVVSGLTVDIPGLADKLRRVGTGAAARDPAAALDRARTMLAGQPAERVAVLFGGHVPIDAGALRAAANRLQRDGVTLLVLQVRGGETGATYRDLVPIERYRISEPDDPAATLPWLAADPLGLALRTVNVHDTLLPAVRFEGSTSGPHRVKDDGAPNLWWDVLDDQPEPGPAGIGLVDTYVQYEARTTQLGPTKVGDPVYADITYRSGTTHRIPFDAVEVEVIPPRPTDPATPSAVPATAPPTATGMRTVPSPGAPSATPSGDGTGTAVAPVGRVHLPWLIAGGD, from the coding sequence TTGGATGAGCGGCGCCCGCAGCACGTGTCAGCCAGCGGCCTGATCGCCGTCGGCCTTGCGACAGCCATGCTCGTCGCAGGGCCGGCGGCGGCGCCGCCGGAGGAACGGACGGCGACCGCCGCGCAGCCGCCCGTCACCGAGGTGCGACCGCTGTTTCCGCACACCCTCCCGCTGCTCGAGCCGCGGGACATCGCGTATCTCGGGCGCGGGACGTTGTTGGCCGTCGACGGCCAGAGGGTCTTCGCGGTGGGGGCGGACAGCCCGGGGCACGCTGCTTGGCCGGGACCGCCGACGGCCGGATGGGCGCCGGTTCGGATCGACACCGATCCCCAGCGGGGGCGGGTGTACGTGCTCGACGGCGCCACGGAGCGCATTTGGGCCTTTGATGCGGACGGCCGGACGCTCTGGACGCTGGCGCCGAGCCTCGAGCCGCCGTCGTCCGGCCGCGCGCAGCTGGAGTCGATGGCCGTCGCGCCGAACGGCGAAGTGTTCGCACTCGAGCTGGACATCGACGCCATCGGCGCGCCGATCGGGGCCGCAGTCCACCGCTTCGGCGCCGACGGAGCACCGGCGGATCGTTGGGCTCTTCCCATGCCCGCCTTCCCGCCGCACCCAGGCGACGACCGTGGATCGATCGGCCGGATCGCGGTCAGCGGCGACGGCGTCGTGCTCGTGCAGCTGGCCGGGGGTTCCGCGTGCGTGGACTGGCGCACCACGGTAGAGCGCTATTCACCGGACGGTACGCCGCTCGGCGCTTGGTCGGCCGAGGTTCCGGCCGCACTGCTACCCACGAGGCCACTGCCGATCTGTTCGAGCCCCACTCTGTCGGACAGCGTTCCGATGGCGCGCGATGCGTCCGGCGTGCTGCACGTGCATGAGCTGGATGGCGTGCTGCGCTACGGCCCGGACCTGCGACTCATCGACTGGGTGCAGTTCCCGTGGTCGCGGTGGCGCCAGCGTGCCGAGATCGGCGCGTTGACCACGCCCGTGGCGCGCACGGACGGGGGACTCCCTTTCGCGGTGCGACCGGGCGGCGGCTTCGCGGTCGTGCGACAGGTCACGCACGGTGAGGTGGACAGCTATGGTGTCGGTGCCGACAACCTTTGGTCCCGGCGCGGCCTGCAAGGCGGCGCCCTGCTCACCCTCGTCGAGATCGACGCGATCGGCAACACCGTCGCCCTCGCGCCCGGCGGATCGCCCCAATCACCGGCTGGCGACGTCGTCGAGTCGGCTTGGACGGATCGCCTGAGCGTATTGCCGGACGGTCGCGTGCTCACGCTGGCGGTGCACTACGGGATCGTCACGCGCTGGGCGCGCGACGGAACCCGCGAAGGCGCCTGGTACACCCCCGGCGGTGCATGGGACATCGACGCGGTGGCCGACGGCGGATGGGTTCTGCTCGGCCAGGACAGCGACGGCATCGCCATCGCGCGCTACGACGACCAGGGTCACCGGCTGTGGCGCGCCGCGCTGGACATCCATCCGGCACGCGGGCTCGTGATCACGGGCGACGAAGTGCTCCTGGCCGATCGCCACGGGCGCGCGATCCGGCGATGGACGCTGTCGGCAGGCGTGCCGCTGCCCGAACTTCGCTCGCCATCCCAGACCATTCTCTGGCCGTTCGGGCTTTCGCGCGCGTGGAGCGAGCCCACGATTCTGAACGTGCTCGACCTGCCCGGGATGACCGTGGAACGCTGGATGCTTCCGCCCTTCGGGGATGGGGACCAGCCGGCCGCCCCGGCCGAGGTCTGGCCGATCAGCCGGCGACTCGTGCCAATCGAGCTGGCCGCGGCCGGCGATGGTCGGGTCGCCGTGCTCGGCGACGACGGGGCGATCGAGTTCGTCGGGCCGGGCGGCGCGGTGACGGGGGCTTGGCGACCCGACGGCGGCGATGGCCCCACCGTTCCGGTCGACATCGGCTTCGGTCCCGACGGCCGGGTGATTGTGCTCGACGGCTACGTGTCGTTCGGAGGCGCGCTGCACAGTGTTCGGCGGCCCCGCCTGCTGATCTACGATCCGGCTGCCGCCCCGCCCCCGGCCGTCGAGACGCCGTCCACGCCGCCACCCTCGCCGAGTCCGGGCGCCGGCGCCTGCACCGTGCGGGGGACCGTGGCGCTCGACCGGACGCGCGTGCGCGCCGGCGAGGCGGTCACGGTGACGGAGTGGATGGGCGGTGCGTGTCCCGAGGCTTCCATCGCCCCGGTCGACGTGATCCTGGCGTTCGTCCAAACCGGGAGGGACGCGATCGAGCGCGAGATGCCCGCGATGACCGCCGCGGCCGGCGCGTTCGTCGAGGCGCTCGACTGGCGGCGGGCGAGCGTCGGAGTCGTCGCGCGATCCGATGCGATGCAGTGCACGCTGCGCCAGCCGTTGCTCGCCGATCGCTCGCGGACGCTCGTCACGCTGTCTGCGCTCCGGCCGACGGCGGCGTGCGCCACGCAAGGCTGGGTCCGACTCGTTCGGGACGAGTTGGCGCTCGGCACGCGTGGCAACGCAGTCCGCGTCGTGGTTGTGTTCACCGCCGGAGCGCGCAGTGCCACGGCGACCGACGGCGCCATCAGCGACCTCGAGCCGATCGCGCGCATCGCCGCAGCGGGCGGGGAGATCCATGTGCTCGAGATCGACGGTCCGCGCGACTCCATTGCACGGCGCTACGCCTCACGTCCCGAGCACCACCACATGGCCCCGGACGACGCGACGTTGCGTGCCATGGCCGCCGCGCTCGGCACGCGCATCCGCGGATACGCGCTCGGCGACGTGCTGCTGGAGAGCGAGGTTCACCCCGACGTCGATCTCGTGCCCGGTTCAGCGGCTCCGCCCGTTGGCGCCTTCGGTCGACGGTTGCAGTACGGTCTACCCATCGCGCCGTCCGCCGGCATCACGTTCACCTACCGCGTCGTGCCGCGTGTCGGTGGGCGATACCCGGCGAACGCCCGCTCGATTGCGCACTACACGGACGGCGACGGCGCGCGCCGGACGCTGGAGCTCGACCAGCCGTTATTGGAAGTCGACGGCCCGACGCGCACACCGAGCCCCGCGCCGACGGCCACCGCGGCCACGAGGGCGACGACGACATCGATCCCGCATCGCGCATTCCTGCCCGTTGCGCTGCGCGAGGACTGTCCGGCGGAAAGACAGGCAATGGATGTCGCCTTCGTGCTCGACCGGTCGCACAGCATGTCGGCCCAGACAGCCACAGGCCGGTCGCGGCTCGCCGCGGCCATCGGGGCGATCCACACGTTCGTGAACGCGCTGTCGCAGCGCCCCGGGACGCGCTTTGCGCTTGTCACGTTCCATGCCATGGCCGACCGCGCATCGCCGCTATCGGAGGACACGGCCACGGTCCGCAGCGCGCTCGATCGCGTCGTGCCGGGCGCCGGGAGCTGTCTGGCGTGCGGGCTTGCGGCCGCCGACGAGCTCTGGCATGGGGAGACGGAGCGCGGTGATCGCCGGCGCAGCGTCGTCATCGTCACGGACGCGGATCTGGACGGCCCGTCAGCGGCGGCGGCGGTCGAGGCCGGCGAGGCGCTGCGCAATGCGGGGACCGCACTCTTCGCAGTCGGCGTTGGAGAAGACGTACCCGCGACGACATTGGCTGCGATCACGGGCGATCCAGGCTCGGCGTTCGTGACGTCCGACGCGGAGGCGCTCGACGCCGTGCTCGAGCGGATTCGGCGAGTCATGCGGTGCCCGTCTGCAACGCTGTGGCCGACACGGCCGAAGCCGTATGCGGCCGACAAACCGCATGCGGCCGACCAAGCTGTGCCCGCCGCGATCATGGCGACACGTGACACGGCAGCGGCCGAGAGCGGACCCGAGGAGCGCCAGTGCCGCCTGAAACTGCAACGCTTCGTCGAACCGGCGATCGTGCGGCTCGGAACGCCGCTGGTCGTCAAGATGACGGTTGTCGCGGACTGCCGCTCGGCGGTGCGCCCGGTATCGCTTGTGTTCGTGATGGATCGTTCGAGCTGGGCCGATTCCGCAGGCCCAACGGTGTCCGACGCTGCGCGGATCGGCGCGATGGCCGATGGGATCGCACGGTACGCTGCGCAGTCCATCGACGTGTCGAGCTCCCGCATCGGGGTCATCTCGTACGACGAGCGACCACAGGTCGTGAGCGGCCTCACGGTCGACATCCCTGGATTGGCGGACAAGCTGCGGCGCGTGGGCACCGGCGCGGCGGCGCGCGACCCGGCCGCCGCCCTCGACAGGGCGCGGACGATGCTCGCCGGTCAACCGGCGGAGCGCGTCGCGGTGCTCTTCGGTGGCCACGTTCCGATCGACGCAGGCGCCCTGCGTGCCGCAGCGAACCGCCTGCAGCGGGACGGCGTGACGCTCCTCGTGCTCCAGGTGCGCGGCGGGGAGACGGGTGCGACCTATCGGGACCTCGTACCGATAGAGCGCTATCGGATCAGCGAGCCCGACGACCCGGCCGCAACACTGCCGTGGCTGGCCGCCGACCCGCTCGGTCTTGCGCTCCGGACCGTGAACGTCCATGACACCCTGCTGCCGGCGGTCCGCTTCGAGGGCAGCACCTCGGGCCCCCATCGGGTGAAGGACGATGGCGCGCCCAACCTGTGGTGGGACGTGCTCGATGACCAGCCGGAACCCGGTCCCGCGGGCATCGGCCTCGTGGACACCTATGTCCAATACGAAGCGCGCACGACCCAACTCGGCCCGACGAAGGTCGGCGATCCGGTGTACGCGGACATCACGTACCGGAGCGGGACGACACATCGTATCCCCTTCGACGCGGTCGAGGTCGAAGTCATCCCGCCGCGACCGACCGATCCGGCCACACCGAGCGCGGTGCCGGCGACGGCGCCACCGACCGCGACGGGTATGCGCACGGTCCCATCGCCTGGCGCACCGTCAGCCACGCCGAGCGGCGACGGGACGGGGACGGCCGTCGCGCCCGTTGGCCGCGTCCACCTGCCGTGGCTCATCGCGGGCGGGGATTGA
- a CDS encoding ATP-binding cassette domain-containing protein yields MIRVDHLVKRYRKADRNAVDDVSFDVAPGEFFSLLGPNGAGKTTTISILTTTLAPTGGTVTIDGHDLGTDAAGVRSSVGITFQTPSLDKNLSAEENVRLHAILYGLYPWRPSYTLMPTAYKKRLADLADVVGLGGDIFKPVRTFSGGMRRKLEVVRSLIHHPRVLFLDEPTTGLDPASRRDLWTYLLEMRQTADTTLFLTTHYLAEAEDAGRICVLSRGKIIALGTPADVTASLLERYVLLGAADPAALRAELSAKGIAYTDDAPGSANVRVAADEGDVQPLLKSIDTPLTSVRTVLPTLEDAYLALVERDELGAREEAAGLGEAGIVLGDVLGDGALVDAESHEVIQ; encoded by the coding sequence ATCATCCGCGTCGATCACCTCGTCAAGCGCTACCGCAAGGCCGACCGCAACGCCGTCGACGACGTCTCGTTCGACGTCGCGCCGGGCGAGTTCTTCAGCCTCCTCGGCCCGAACGGCGCCGGCAAGACGACGACGATCTCGATCCTGACGACGACGCTCGCACCGACGGGCGGGACGGTGACGATCGACGGCCACGACCTCGGGACGGACGCGGCGGGCGTTCGAAGCAGCGTCGGGATCACGTTCCAGACGCCGAGCCTGGACAAGAACCTGTCGGCCGAGGAGAACGTGCGCCTGCATGCCATCCTGTACGGCCTCTACCCGTGGCGCCCGTCCTACACGCTCATGCCGACCGCCTACAAGAAGCGGTTGGCCGATCTGGCGGACGTCGTCGGGCTGGGCGGCGACATCTTCAAGCCCGTCCGGACGTTCTCGGGCGGGATGCGCCGCAAGCTCGAGGTCGTCCGCAGCCTGATCCACCACCCCCGCGTCCTCTTTCTGGATGAGCCGACGACCGGCCTCGACCCGGCCAGCCGCCGCGACCTCTGGACCTACCTGCTGGAGATGCGGCAGACGGCGGACACGACGCTCTTCCTCACCACCCACTACCTGGCCGAAGCCGAGGACGCCGGCCGGATCTGCGTGCTCTCGCGCGGTAAGATCATCGCCCTCGGCACGCCGGCCGACGTCACCGCGTCGCTGCTCGAGCGCTACGTTCTCCTGGGGGCCGCCGATCCGGCCGCGCTGCGCGCCGAGCTGTCCGCCAAGGGCATCGCCTACACGGACGATGCGCCGGGCAGCGCGAACGTGCGCGTCGCGGCGGACGAAGGCGACGTGCAGCCGCTGCTCAAGTCCATCGACACGCCGCTGACGTCGGTGCGCACCGTGCTGCCGACGCTCGAGGACGCCTACCTGGCGCTCGTGGAGCGCGACGAGCTGGGTGCGCGCGAGGAGGCGGCCGGGCTCGGCGAGGCCGGCATCGTACTGGGCGACGTTCTGGGCGATGGTGCGCTCGTCGACGCCGAGAGCCACGAGGTGATCCAGTGA
- a CDS encoding ABC transporter permease: MNLSHELNAMAAIAYRDLLKFLRDRSRIIGTLVFPAVFILILGGTFGAAAAEGRDFDMWTFVFLGVFAQNMWQSSAMGIISLLEDRENDFSQAIFVAPLSRYTILGGKIFGESLVSLAQGVVIFAFGLLIGIRMDVSQALWLIPVSILVCLYGGAFGLLLMANMKSQRGAQQIFPFLLLPQFFLGGVISPVDKLAEKGDVISLSLDFLSRISPLRYAVDLLRGVFFGGVEPSQGAVLASPAFNLAVMAVVGGVFMAIGTAMFVRQERTR; this comes from the coding sequence GTGAACCTGTCGCACGAGCTGAACGCGATGGCCGCCATCGCCTATCGCGACCTGCTGAAGTTCCTCCGAGACCGTTCGCGGATCATCGGGACGCTCGTGTTCCCGGCCGTGTTCATCCTGATCCTGGGCGGCACGTTCGGCGCCGCCGCGGCGGAGGGCCGCGACTTCGACATGTGGACGTTCGTCTTCCTGGGCGTTTTCGCCCAAAACATGTGGCAGTCGTCGGCCATGGGGATCATCTCGCTCCTCGAGGACCGCGAGAACGACTTCAGCCAGGCGATCTTCGTCGCGCCGCTGTCGCGCTACACGATCCTCGGCGGCAAGATCTTCGGCGAGTCGCTCGTCTCGCTGGCGCAGGGCGTCGTGATCTTCGCGTTCGGGCTGCTCATCGGCATCCGCATGGACGTGAGCCAGGCGCTCTGGCTGATCCCGGTGTCCATCCTGGTCTGCCTGTACGGCGGTGCGTTCGGCCTCCTCCTCATGGCCAACATGAAGTCCCAGCGCGGCGCGCAGCAGATATTCCCGTTCCTGCTCCTGCCGCAGTTCTTCCTGGGCGGCGTGATCTCGCCGGTGGACAAGCTGGCCGAGAAGGGCGACGTCATCAGCCTCTCGCTCGACTTCCTCTCCCGGATCAGCCCGCTGCGCTACGCCGTCGACCTGCTGCGGGGCGTGTTCTTCGGCGGGGTGGAGCCCAGCCAAGGAGCGGTGCTCGCGTCGCCGGCCTTCAACCTGGCGGTGATGGCGGTCGTCGGCGGCGTCTTCATGGCGATCGGCACGGCGATGTTCGTCCGGCAGGAGCGGACGCGGTAG